In Drosophila simulans strain w501 chromosome 3R, Prin_Dsim_3.1, whole genome shotgun sequence, a single window of DNA contains:
- the LOC6728331 gene encoding CCR4-NOT transcription complex subunit 10 has product MDSAESPTKTQDGEDENYSLLCQAHEQFNNSEFDRCLELLQELETRGESSGPVLRHNRAVVSYYKTGCTQHSVLLKELEALTADADAPGEVSSGLSLKQGAAAASVARYNRAVIYYHRHMFGTALERLAPLVARLEALEKAMAALVATLQLQLLLATNQLNRAEAFLDYLQYKLNLVATAPSSNAAEEAAVVGTAPPTAATNSSVVATPGGAAMEGAVPGLGGSLQLLQLITLVLNRKPVVIQEDGTPEYAALKAQQYYIMKDFQMAAKQLMRINNECTQAGTVTPQLSTCIANNMGVIHLRVRHYAIAAKFFQNALNFDQQLARNLRQSTLQTMSSARSCEILYNLGVAMLHLRRPKEAFQCFLVPVKQFHSNPRLWLRMAEACIMEHEAKLVEEERQSQSETPSTKPYAPQSAGVPEPTLEFAALCLRSALTLTQHYKTRFHMAAVSSEDVEAPEPKDPTQESWRHPQDNNFCNPSKPVSLESLENMMAAIYAAHSFVSLRLGDHVTALEMSEKLLACERLSDAHKLLGHMYAGEALMLMDKAAEARDHLDPTFVGTLNAFDFETRDWQLKSVDAAQNVVRYNLAVAMALQNDLPQAKALLANLTHSLVANKALALRRFMDLKTGPVPGGTPS; this is encoded by the exons atgGACTCGGCGGAATCCCCCACCAAAACGCAGGACGGCGAGGACGAGAACTACAGTCTGCTGTGCCAGGCGCACGAGCAGTTCAACAA CTCGGAGTTCGATCGCTGCCTGGAACTGCTCCAAGAGTTGGAGACACGCGGCGAAAGCAGTGGTCCTGTCCTGCGGCACAACCGGGCGGTAGTCAGCTACTACAAAACCGGGTGCACCCAACACTCCGTCCTGCTGAAAGAACTGGAGGCCCTAACCGCCGATGCAGATGCGCCCGGAGAGGTGTCCAGCGGGCTGAGCCTTAAGCAGGGAGCGGCCGCCGCCAGTGTTGCTCGTTACAACCGGGCGGTCATCTATTATCACCGACATATGTTCGGCACGGCACTGGAGAGACTAGCACCACTAGTGGCTCGTCTGGAGGCCCTGGAGAAGGCAATGGCAGCGCTGGTGGCCACACTACAGCTACAGCTGCTGTTGGCCACCAATCAACTAAACCGAGCCGAGGCCTTTCTGGATTACTTGCAGTACAAGCTTAACCTGGTGGCCACAGCGCCTAGCAGCAATGCGGCCGAAGAGGCAGCTGTTGTTGGCACAGCACCTCCGACGGCGGCCACCAACAGTTCAGTGGTGGCCAcaccaggaggagcagctatGGAGGGAGCTGTGCCCGGTCTGGGCGGAAGTCTGCAGCTCTTGCAGCTAATTACGCTCGTGCTCAACCGAAAACCGGTGGTTATTCAGGAAGACGGCACGCCGGAGTACGCTGCTCTGAAAGCTCAGCAGTACTACATAATGAAGGATTTTCAGATGGCCGCCAAGCAGCTGATGCGAATCAATAACGAGTGTACACAAGCGGG CACTGTAACACCGCAGCTGAGCACGTGCATTGCCAACAATATGGGAGTGATACACTTAAGAGTGCGCCACTATGCCATCGCCGCCAAGTTCTTCCAAAATGCGCTCAACTTTGACCAGCAGCTGGCGCGAAATTTGCGCCAGAGTACGCTGCAAACCATGAGTTCGGCACGGTCCTGCGAGATCCTTTACAACCTCGGCGTGGCTATGTTGCACCTACGCCGCCCCAAGGAGGCGTTTCAGTGCTTTCTGGTTCCCGTTAAGCAATTCCACAGCAATCCACGTCTTTGGCTGCGCATGGCTGAGGCCTGCATCATGGAGCACGAGGCG aAACTTGTGGAGGAGGAGCGCCAATCGCAGTCAGAAACGCCATCAACAAAGCCATATGC TCCTCAATCGGCGGGAGTGCCAGAGCCCACGCTGGAATTCGCTGCCTTGTGTCTACGTAGCGCGCTGACGCTAACGCAGCACTACAAGACGAGGTTCCACATGGCGGCGGTCTCCTCGGAGGATGTGGAAGCACCCGAACCCAAGGATCCAACTCAGGAGAGTTGGCGTCATCCCCAGGACAATAACTTCTGCAATCCCTCGAAGCCGGTCAGCCTAGAGTCATTGGAAAACATGATGGCTGCCATATATGCTGCTCACAGCTTCGTCTCGCTGCGCCTAGGCGACCATGTGACCGCTCTTGAGATGTCGGAAAAACTGCTGGCCTGTGAACGCCTGTCCGATGCGCACAA ATTGCTTGGTCACATGTACGCTGGCGAGGCGTTGATGCTTATGGACAAGGCAGCCGAGGCACGCGACCATTTGGACCCTACTTTTGTGGGCACACTGAACGCCTTCGATTTTGAGACACGTGACTGGCAACTGAAGTCGGTGGACGCCGCTCAGAACGTTGTGCGGTATAATCTGGCCGTTGCGATGGCTCTACAGAACGACCTGCCTCAAGCTAAAGCACTCCTGGCCAATTTAACCCATTCGCTGGTGGCCAACAAGGCGCTTGCTTTGCGACGCTTCATGGACCTCAAGACGGGTCCCGTTCCTGGCGGGACGCCGAGTTAG
- the LOC6728332 gene encoding sorting nexin-12 — MMVESDGTADATRRLNVKKQTLDDAYAVPANFLEIDVVNPLTTMAAGKKRYTDYEVRMRTNLPVFKVKESSVRRRYSDFEWLRNELERDSKIVVPPLPGKAWKRQMPFRGDEGIFDESFIEERRKGLEAFINKIAGHPLAQNERCLHMFLQENVIDKNYVPGKIRNT; from the exons ATGATGGTTGAGTCCGATGGAACCGCCGACGCCACCCGCCGCCTGAACGTGAAGAAGCAAACGCTGGACGATGCGTACGCCGTGCCCGCCAACTTCCTGGAGATCGACGTGGTCAATCCGCTGACCACCATGGCGGCTGGCAAGAAGCGCTACACGGACTACGAGGTCCGGATGCGG ACCAATCTGCCCGTCTTCAAGGTTAAGGAGTCCAGTGTGAGGCGACGCTACAGCGACTTTGAGTGGCTACGGAACGAGCTGGAGCGGGACAGCAAG ATTGTGGTGCCACCACTCCCAGGAAAGGCCTGGAAGCGGCAGATGCCCTTCCGCGGCGACGAGGGCATCTTCGACGAAAGCTTCATCGAGGAGCGGCGCAAGGGACTGGAGGCCTTCATCAACAAGATAGCCGGACATCCGCTGGCGCAGAACGAGCGCTGCCTGCATATGTTCCTGCAGGAGAATGTCATAGATAAGAACTACGTGCCCGGCAAGATTCGCAACACATAA
- the LOC6728333 gene encoding V-type proton ATPase subunit B — MNAQQAQREHVLAISRDFISQPRLTYKTVSGVNGPLVILDEVKFPKFAEIVQLRLADGTVRSGQVLEVSGSKAVVQVFEGTSGIDAKNTLCEFTGDILRTPVSEDMLGRVFNGSGKPIDKGPPILAEDFLDIQGQPINPWSRIYPEEMIQTGISAIDVMNSIARGQKIPIFSAAGLPHNEIAAQICRQAGLVKLPGKSVLDDHTDNFAIVFAAMGVNMETARFFKQDFEENGSMENVCLFLNLANDPTIERIITPRLALTAAEFLAYQCEKHVLVILTDMSSYAEALREVSAAREEVPGRRGFPGYMYTDLATIYERAGRVEGRNGSITQIPILTMPNDDITHPIPDLTGYITEGQIYVDRQLHNRQIYPPVNVLPSLSRLMKSAIGEGMTRKDHSDVSNQLYACYAIGKDVQAMKAVVGEEALTPDDLLYLEFLTKFEKNFISQGNYENRTVFESLDIGWQLLRIFPKEMLKRIPASILAEFYPRDSRH, encoded by the exons ATGAACGCCCAACAAGCCCAGCGGGAACATGTCCTCGCCATCTCCCGGGACTTTATCTCCCAGCCCCGCTTGA CCTACAAGACTGTGTCTGGTGTGAACGGTCCCCTGGTCATTCTTGATGAGGTCAAGTTCCCCAAGTTCGCCGAGATCGTGCAGCTGCGTCTGGCTGACGGTACTGTGCGCTCCGGACAGGTGCTCGAGGTGAGCGGCTCCAAGGCCGTGGTCCAGGTGTTCGAGGGCACCTCGGGCATCGATGCCAAGAACACGCTCTGCGAGTTCACCGGCGACATTCTGCGCACACCCGTGTCGGAGGATATGTTGGGCCGTGTGTTCAACGGTTCCGGCAAGCCCATCGACAAGGGACCCCCAATCCTGGCTGAGGATTTCCTGGACATCCAGGGCCAGCCTATCAACCCCTGGTCGCGTATCTACCCCGAGGAGATGATCCAGACCGGTATCTCGGCCATCGATGTGATGAACTCGATTGCCCGTGGCCAGAAGATCCCCATCTTCTCCGCCGCCGGTCTGCCCCACAACGAAATCGCCGCCCAGATTTGTCGTCAGGCCGGTCTCGTCAAGCTGCCGGGCAAGTCCGTGCTGGATGACCACACCGACAACTTCGCCATCGTGTTCGCCGCTATGGGTGTGAACATGGAGACTGCCCGATTCTTCAAGCAGGACTTCGAGGAGAACGGTTCCATGGAGAACGTGTGTCTGTTCTTGAACTTGGCCAACGATCCGACCATCGAGCGTATCATCACTCCCCGCCTGGCTCTGACTGCCGCCGAGTTCTTGGCCTACCAGTGCGAGAAGCACGTGCTGGTCATCCTTACCGACATGTCCTCGTACGCCGAGGCTCTGCGTGAGGTGTCTGCTGCCCGTGAGGAGGTGCCCGGTCGTCGTGGTTTCCCCGGTTACATGTACACCGATTTGGCCACCATCTACGAGCGTGCCGGTCGTGTGGAGGGACGCAACGGATCCATCACCCAGATCCCCATTCTGACCATGCCTAACGATGATATTACCCATCCCATTCCCGATTTGACCGGTTACATTACCGAGGGCCAGATCTACGTCGATCGTCAGCTGCACAACAGGCAGATCTACCCACCAGTCAACGTGCTGCCATCGCTGTCGCGTCTGATGAAGTCTGCCATCGGTGAGGGCATGACCCGCAAGGACCACTCTGACGTGTCCAACCAGCTGTACGCTTGCTACGCCATCGGCAAGGACGTGCAGGCCATGAAGGCTGTGGTGGGTGAGGAGGCCCTGACGCCCGACGATCTGCTGTATCTGGAGTTCTTGACCAAGTTCGAGAAGAACTTCATCTCGCAG GGCAACTACGAGAACCGCACTGTCTTCGAATCCCTGGACATCGGCTGGCAGCTGCTGCGTATCTTCCCCAAGGAGATGCTCAAGCGTATCCCGGCCTCCATCCTGGCCGAATTCTACCCTAGGGACTCGCGCCATTAG